gtacagcactttgagatatcagctgatgtacgaagggctatataaataaatttgatttgatttgattttgaaagaACATTTAATCCATACAGCACCTTTCTCCTCGCCCACATTCATGGCCCATTCTCTATGTTTGCAGAAGTGGTCGATGGCTGTGATCACACTCTGGGGGTCTACCACAGCGGCTTTCCTCTGCACTGCCTTCAGAAGATGGTAGATATTTCAGAGGGGAAATGACAGCTGGTATTGTACATACGATGAGGCATACATTACGTTACACGATTAGGCCTAGATTAAAGggatgacacacacactgtcatttcACTCTGAAACTCTGGAAGGGAAATACTGTCATGTAACCTTTCATGACAGGTCTGGGAGAATCACAATACCACCATACTAAAGCATTTTCTTTAAACCAAAGACTGGACTGTAAATCTGTTTAGAGAGCTCACCTGAGGACGTGATGTCCGGGTCAAAGTGTCAAGAACACGCTCCACGATGACATCATGCCACAGTAGTGCCAGTCTTCCATGATACTGCATAGCTGTGGGGATCACCTAGCGGTAGAGAGCAAAGAGGAAAGCTGCTCAGTCGATCTAACCAGAAAGAAGGCTCAGCCACATGCTAGGACACACAAGATGAATtaactgtaatataatatattttttgtttagtggctgcttatatttgtcctaagTCTTTTTTGCATAtgccaactccccctgagacaccctcggagaaTTTATGATAAACACATAAGTCCATAGAAACACTGTacacatttaaaaatattttgcaaTACAGTATGTCCACAAGAAATCTGCATGACCATAGCGAAATTAATAGCTCCTTTTAGTACTAGGCTAATGAAAAGGGTGTTTACTATGTAGCAGATGACACTCAAACATATCCTCCTGCGTTATTATTTAAGCCCTGTTTTCATACCCACTTATTACTCTCCAGCAGAGAGCAATTTATATGAATATTATAAACAAATACATGAATGTGTCCAGGTGGATGTCGATTATGACAGCCCccggcacctctctgattcagaagggttgggttacatcaaatcaaatcaaatgtatttatatagcccttcgtacatcagctgatatctcaaagtgctgtacagaaacccagcctaaaaccccaaacagcaagcaatgcaggtgtagaagcacggtggctaggaaaaactccctagaaaggccaatacctaggaagaaacctagagaggaaccaggctatgtggggtggccggtcctcttctggctgtgccgggtggagattataacagaacatggccaagatgttcaaatgttcataaatgaccagcatggtcgaataataataaggcagaacagttgaaattagagcagcagcacagtcaggtggaagttgaaactggagcagcagcatggccaggtggactggggacagcaaggagtcatcatgtcaggtagtcctggggcatggtcctagggctcaggtcctccgagagagagaaagaaagagagaaggagagaattagagaacgcacacttagattcacacaggacaccgaataggacaggagaagtactccagatataacaaactgaccccagccccccgacacataaactactgcagcataaatactggaggctgagacatgacagcggaagacacatttcagttgagtgcattcagttgtacaactgactaggtatcccacttTCCTTTCCAGTTAAGTGTTACAAATAATACTAACTAATCCCACTGGACCATGACAAAGTAACAACAAATATATAAAGTGTCTATGCATTAAGAAAAGACAGTCAACAATATAACACTCATATTGAAAATCCAAACCACCTCTGAAACATGGTGGTTGAGTTGAAGAAAAGTGCAAAAAGGATAAGAACTCAGCCTTAAGCCAAAACACAGAAAAAAGGGAATTTCGGTTTTCTGTGAAAACAGAAAAGAGCACGGGGAGGGACTCTTAAACCTTTAATAGAAAATGTAACTCATGTCTGAAAGACAAGGAGAGGCTGAGCTGAGGTAATGCCTATTAAGTTGGGCTTTGAGTTGCATAGCAACGGGCAGAACAGGTCAAGAGTTGTTAGCATCTTTACTTTGGCTTtcttacacatgtactgtatctACATACATAAAAGCCTCTGGAAATGAATAAGGCATGGTTTGCTCAGATATAGTGTCTTCATTTGATAGCAAATATACTTTGAGTTGTTTGATGAAGCAGATTAACTGTACCATATTCCAGTGGGCATTACACCCCAGTGAATCAAGGTGTTTGGTGACTAAACTGAAAATCTATATAAAAGAAAATATTACAGTCAGATTATACTAAATGATTATAAATTGCAATGTACAAAGAGCGAGAACTCAATGAAACACAACTCTGAAGATCATTCCAGGGTGAGGTGAAGAGAAAAACACATGCCACACATATTTAGCTTCAATAACCTCTGATGTAATTATTATCTGAAAAGTTCCATTCAAATCTACACAATTCAACAAGTAAAAAATGTTAAAATGCTCTACAATATCACAAGATGTTAAAAAAGAGAAGACAATTCACTGCACTGTTAACATAAAAACACAGTTGCAACCAACAATGCAAGCATGCACAAGGTAGTAGCTATTTAGTTTACTACTTTACGATGCAAAGACAGATCAAATACATGCAAACGCCATAACATTACACGGATCTCACTTCCATCTGAAGCTCGTCTGCCTCCAATCAGGGTGCTGATATTCTTCCTTCTTGATGCTGCCTCTCACCATAAAACTGTTTCACACCTGCCAGCAGTTTGTGTCTCACACATGAGCACACACTCACATTTTCATGAGACTAACCCATCCCTAAGCGTCagtctgcagttgctacatccatttttagaCTTTTAAATGAATGATGTATACCCATAAAttttttgaagaatataacttattgATGCCTCATGAGCTGTCGTTCCCCATCAGAACAAACTATATATGCTTGTTTTACtcctttgtttgtaaacaatgtaaattggaacaaacactgtatagccttaaAACATGGATtaggtaaacagctgagggaaggggctggagaaatgtaaccactcaaactCATGGACAGAGCTATagatacaaggactgaccattGGTGGCTGGGTggccgctttgttattgtttgaactgcagattgccacTTTAATGTGAACTGAGAGGAATGTGTGGCTGTGGAGATCTCACTAAAGCACACTTTCAGTCATCAACACATACTCACAGCACACTCACACAGAAAGAAGGGACGGCACAGAAGGAAGCAGTGAAAACAGGGGAGGTATGGCTTACCCTGCATGGACTGGGTGACCGGGCTACAGTTTTGAGCCCTACTCAACAGTATCCTAATCCCCTTTGAAGCCACTGCTTCTTCGTCATTCCATTAGGTCTtatgcacaggaggttggtggtaccttaattggggaggacgggcttgtggtaatggctggagtggaattggtggaatgatatcaaatacatcaaacacatggtttgatgccattccatttgctgcattccagccattattatgagcattcctccctcagcagcctccactggtcttaTGACAGGATTCAGGTGAATCACATAGGCTGCGTATAGACAGGCAGcctatttttttttctcccactaattcgtcttttgaccaatcaccaattagtgaaaagaatatcagaattggggtgcctgtctaaatgcagccaTAGAGTATTCTGAATTCATACATGAATTGGCTAAATTAACACAATGTCTAACCCTATTTCTATTAATTCTGTCAAAATCTTTTTTATCTTATTATTCAGAGAAAAGCGATAGATAATGAAAACCTTGTATAAACAAATAACATTTATTCAATTAAACTcaaaaacaaaaatagagctttccCAGCAGGGGCAGACTGGCCATCTGGCATATCTCTCCAAATCAAAAGTTATTTTCTTTACATCAAAGGTGTTAAATAATCAGACAAAATATATTGATAGTTGACTGCTCTCCCTGAGCAAACAGAAAAATAACATTGCAGAAGATCAGCTGAAAAAATAACACTTGCTGAATATCAGCCATTACCCACTATTCAAACATCATATTAAGGCACTTGTCCCAGCCTGTTTGACACTGTGTCACCTGTGTAACCTCTGTGTCATCGGTGAGACTGCTCTGTATCCATGAGGAGATCCAGATCGGGTTCAGACACTGGGCAGCGGTGGTGGCTTTGTGTCTATAAGGAGATCCAGGGGGGGGTTTAGACACCAGGCAGTGGTATGATGTCTATAAGGAGATCCAGGGGTGTTTCAGACACTGGGCAGCGGTGGCTCTCTTCTCTGGGAGGGGCTCCAGCATGGTGAGGAGGAAAGCACTGAACTGGACTGCCTGTTCCCGCGGCCACTCATACTTATCCAGCAGGATCTCACACAAACTCCATGGTTTCAGCCTTGAGATGCGCCGCAAATGCCCTGTGAGCAAACAAGGGAAAGAGTGTTACATGATTACACTAGGGATTGCCTGAACAGGATATCTAAACTGAATTTTATATTGTGGGTGAAACTAAAAGAAAGGTACATTTTCACCAAAATATGAATCATATGCTAAAGGAAACGACTATGGTGGATACAACAATTGTGAATAGATATACCATTGTGATTGAAATATCGCTTGGAGTTTCTCCCTGAGAGGGCAAACTGGGATGGAAGGGGTCCCAGCAACTCAATTATGTGAGCAATGTGATCTGATGGGAGGCAttaaagcattttttttaaagagcaaGGACAATCACCAGGAAaaacacaggacagagaggagaaaggatAAGGCTTACCTTCCTCTCGTGAGAAGTTGTCCCCTGAATGGGGTTCAAACAGATACTCCCCGGTAGCCAGCTCAAACGCCTTTATGGAAATGTAAGACTtctcaataaaatatatttaggacAGCTAACATTAACATAAGGGTGGATGTGGTGCTCCTGGGTTCTCACCATGCAGGCTATGCTCCAGATATCTGCAGGAGTGCCATAGTCAGACCCAATCAGGACCTCAACAGAGCGGTACTGGCAGGTCTGGATGTCTTCTGTGAAATGTTTGTActggaggagagcagagatgaagACTTAGCACTCCATACCATGAGCAATTAGTTGATAATAAGCTGTATCATTTCAATGTAATGCATTTAGTCTTCTAAGACACAGTATTTATTAATACATATATATTCATTCAAATACATAATGTCTGTAGACAGATAGTAACTCACCACCCAGCAGGCGTTTCCCAGATCTGCAATCTTGATGCTGATTTTATCAGCATTCTGTGGCTTCAGAAGATTCACCAACAGATCTGTTTCACTTAACCCTGAAACAAAATATAAAGCAGATACCTCAGATAGATATTACTGAATAATTCTATGCCTGTCCACTACAATAACGGATGCGCTGTGAGTGCTCTGGTGTAAAATGGTTGCTTTGTACGAGGTATTACAACACGCAATTTCAATCATGTAAATTAACTTAATCATCAGCATATGCATGACATAGTATATTGCAAATCATAAAAGTTCATTTGAAAGActagtggacaggtattctgacATGTATACTACACGGTAATATGCTATTACAATATACTCTAAACTGCTGGCTCCAGAGCAAGACTGACCATGTGATGGTGATGAGGGCAGGTTGTCTCTCTGGGTAGAATGATGTAACACTATAGATTGTCTAGAACAGTGAGACATTGTAGTCAATGATGGTGCATCTTCCATCGGTGACGAGGCCGACTCCTTGCTGTCAGAGACCATTGTTTCTTCATGCAGCAGGGTCCGTCTCCAAGTAGTATGCACAGGACCTGAAGGCTTAGGGGACGAGGTGGAATTAGGGATGCTACAGGGAGTGGTGATATTAGAGAATGACACATGAGGTTTCTCCCTCTTCTGACGGCCAACTAAAGTGTCCTCGCCCTTCTGCGGCTGTTGTTGTTTCTTCTCCTTCCTCGACAACCTGGCCATCGGGATCCTGGAGACCTTCCCAGTCTATGAGCACAGTCACAGTAGTTTGATGGGAAACTTAAAATGGGATTCACATCTCTCATGTTGCAGCATGCAACAGTGTTCAATCTCTGCAAATATGGTACATTTTCTTAAATATCAGAACTGCATATCCCCTTTTCATGCAGTGCATGCTAATTATTGATGAGTTTATCAAGGTGAGCAATTTCACTACAAATGCAAAGGTGTAGTTATGAATACTGATTGAATACATAAAGACTGATTACAAACAGACATTTGTAGAATACATAAATATTACATAAATACTGAATACAAACAGCATTAACAGAAATGCTGTTATTGTGCAGGTTATACACATTTTAAataacacccacccacccacccacacccacacacacacacacacaactgctttCATGGTTGAATGAGTAGAAAACCTGAAACAATACCGTAACTATTGACAACAGCCAAAACAAATGATATAACATAGCACATTTCCAGATCAAAGCTTTTCTCCAAAAGGACCTTCTGAGGGCCAATATGCAGTGAATCAGCACACACTCACAATGCCAAGGCCATCTTACCCAAACCCCAAGAGCCTGGAAAGCCACCGTCAATTTCCCCATCAAGTTTGACACAATCTAATACCCAGGTTAATGCAGGAGGGGTAGGAGAGACAGAGGTGATAGATGAGGTAAACAAAAGATGAACAGAAAATATTTTTTCCGCCTTTGTAGCACTATGATTGGTTTATGCTTTGAGACAATAATAAAGAGTTGATTGTCATACCTGCTTTTCTCTTAGACTGGTGTTTGCTGGCATCAGTAGTAGATGAAGAGATCAGCAGGGCACAAGAAATCAAGAAATCAAATCATAGAGAATAAGAAAAAAACAGACCCATCTATTGAAATCATATTAAACTTGTTAATCATCTCTTCCTAATATTCAGCACTGTTATTGTATCGCCATCTCTCTGTAACAAATCTTTTCCATTTCCCTccatataaaaataaaataagtcagacagacagaggaatgcCACAGGGATATGTACTTAGTGACACGTGTATGCCAACATGGAATTGAGAGCAATACTAACCTGAACAGCTTGTGGGAGCAGAAGACACTGGCAGCTCCCATAGCTTGGTGTCGGCTGCCAGCTCCTGGACGTAAACCTCA
This sequence is a window from Oncorhynchus kisutch isolate 150728-3 linkage group LG1, Okis_V2, whole genome shotgun sequence. Protein-coding genes within it:
- the LOC109897907 gene encoding SRSF protein kinase 2-like isoform X3, giving the protein MSNEPSSRYAAAISALSLSLPAVNPNPTLTLSSSTAPNPPLTPKPSLIPKSHITSKSLTPKPLVARTPKPPFAIKLPTAASPAPLNSYPPSLEILGSDDEEQENPSDYCIGGYYPVEIGEIFIDRYQVVKKLGWGHFSTVWLGWDMEKRRFVALKLVKSAPTFTETALDEIKLLKCVRDSDPSDPKRDTVVQLIDDFKVSGVNGEHVCMVLEVLGHQLLKWIIKSNYTGLPLPCVKSILRQVLQGLDYLHTKCKIIHTDIKPENILLRVDEVYVQELAADTKLWELPVSSAPTSCSANTSLREKQPSGPVHTTWRRTLLHEETMVSDSKESASSPMEDAPSLTTMSHCSRQSIVLHHSTQRDNLPSSPSHGLSETDLLVNLLKPQNADKISIKIADLGNACWVYKHFTEDIQTCQYRSVEVLIGSDYGTPADIWSIACMAFELATGEYLFEPHSGDNFSREEDHIAHIIELLGPLPSQFALSGRNSKRYFNHNGHLRRISRLKPWSLCEILLDKYEWPREQAVQFSAFLLTMLEPLPEKRATAAQCLKHPWISL
- the LOC109897907 gene encoding SRSF protein kinase 3-like isoform X1; amino-acid sequence: MSNEPSSRYAAAISALSLSLPAVNPNPTLTLSSSTAPNPPLTPKPSLIPKSHITSKSLTPKPLVARTPKPPFAIKLPTAASPAPLNSYPPSLEILGSDDEEQENPSDYCIGGYYPVEIGEIFIDRYQVVKKLGWGHFSTVWLGWDMEKRRFVALKLVKSAPTFTETALDEIKLLKCVRDSDPSDPKRDTVVQLIDDFKVSGVNGEHVCMVLEVLGHQLLKWIIKSNYTGLPLPCVKSILRQVLQGLDYLHTKCKIIHTDIKPENILLRVDEVYVQELAADTKLWELPVSSAPTSCSANTSLREKQIVSNLMGKLTVAFQALGVWTGKVSRIPMARLSRKEKKQQQPQKGEDTLVGRQKREKPHVSFSNITTPCSIPNSTSSPKPSGPVHTTWRRTLLHEETMVSDSKESASSPMEDAPSLTTMSHCSRQSIVLHHSTQRDNLPSSPSHGLSETDLLVNLLKPQNADKISIKIADLGNACWVYKHFTEDIQTCQYRSVEVLIGSDYGTPADIWSIACMAFELATGEYLFEPHSGDNFSREEDHIAHIIELLGPLPSQFALSGRNSKRYFNHNGHLRRISRLKPWSLCEILLDKYEWPREQAVQFSAFLLTMLEPLPEKRATAAQCLKHPWISL
- the LOC109897907 gene encoding SRSF protein kinase 3-like isoform X2; protein product: MSNEPSSRYAAAISALSLSLPAVNPNPTLTLSSSTAPNPPLTPKPSLIPKSHITSKSLTPKPLVARTPKPPFAIKLPTAASPAPLNSYPPSLEILGSDDEEQENPSDYCIGGYYPVEIGEIFIDRYQVVKKLGWGHFSTVWLGWDMEKRRFVALKLVKSAPTFTETALDEIKLLKCVRDSDPSDPKRDTVVQLIDDFKVSGVNGEHVCMVLEVLGHQLLKWIIKSNYTGLPLPCVKSILRQVLQGLDYLHTKCKIIHTDIKPENILLRVDEVYVQELAADTKLWELPVSSAPTSCSANTSLREKQIVSNLMGKLTVAFQALGVWTGKVSRIPMARLSRKEKKQQQPQKGEDTLVGRQKREKPHVSFSNITTPCSIPNSTSSPKPSGPVHTTWRRTLLHEETMVSDSKESASSPMEDAPSLTTMSHCSRQSIVLHHSTQRDNLPSSPSHGLSETDLLVNLLKPQNADKISIKIADLGNACWVYKHFTEDIQTCQYRSVEVLIGSDYGTPADIWSIACMAFELATGEYLFEPHSGDNFSREEGHLRRISRLKPWSLCEILLDKYEWPREQAVQFSAFLLTMLEPLPEKRATAAQCLKHPWISL